A window of Phragmites australis chromosome 2, lpPhrAust1.1, whole genome shotgun sequence genomic DNA:
GCCTTCTCCTGGGTTATGGTTTTTTGGTTTACGTTGCTACAGGGTCATCCTGAGGTTGATGTCTTGCGCCTGATAGTCgacggtgatgaagatgaagtagacaAAGCAAATCACGATGATATAGAGGAAGCAGATCTTGAGCGGTCGCGATGAgagcttcccaaaaaccttattcaccctTTCCTGGTGCAGAAGCCCAAGAACAACGAGTTctagagacctgctctcccattCGTCGTTGCACGCAGATGCAACGGGATAGAGTAGACTATATGCGGTGGTGCAACAGAGAAAATAAGTAAAACCCTAatcgtgtgtatatatatatatatatatatatatatatatatatatatatatatatatatatatatatatatatatatatatatatatatatatatataggacacctattctatactcctaggagtatgtactcccacatgcaatataccacctaaacaaacactttatactcttttatcatttttagtatactctaatactaattctaagatactccaatatgagttgtatgaaaaaaaattcaatgttagcctttcatttttgctatatactcttttttatacataaaagaagtatatacgcaaattaagataaaaatcatggaatttcataaaatttttcatgggatttgtattgtagtatcttataattactaatgaagtatatttaaagtgataaagaagtataactcatgtgtaaaagtggtatatgagagatgggagtacatacacccaggagtacatactagttttcctatatatatatatatatatatatatatatatatatatatatatatatatatatatatatatctgtgtgtgtgtgtgtttggcCACgcagaaaaagaataaaactgtaAAAGGGGCCGCACCTACGCAAGCAGCTGGATCTGAATTCGGTGAACATTCACATAGATATCATGCAGGTGCACCCTTCGCCCTAGCGAGACGAGCATGCACGCGTGTTCTCATAGTCCCCTTATCCACACATACTAAGTGAATAGAGAAAAGAATTCATTTTAAATTGTTCTTCCTTCATATTCACTTAGTTAgatctttaagatttatttggaattctATATATATTAGACTAAAGCCATGTATCTAACACAGTTCACTCTCCAATGCGTCCATGAACCCCGGCACATCCATGAGCAAATCGGCCGGGTACTCGAGATCATCCAGGAAATAACGGATGAAATCGCTGTCGCTGTCGGCGCAATGAGCGTCCTCGCCGCCGTGGCCGACGCTCGCCTCGCTCTCCGAATCGGCGTTCTGCGGCTCAGTAGTAGTTGATAGGGTGCTGCCGCCGTTGGCGTAGCTGCCTGCAGAAGCCGTGGCGCTGCCATCGAACAGCTGGCACGCGAACACCGGGAACCGCGCCGGGATAGGCGCCGCCGTGGCCGCATTGGTTGATTCATTCTCTCCGGCTTCCGGCGCTGGCTCAGTACCGTTACCGGTGCAGCAGCCTGCCTTGGCGGCGGCCTTCTGGCGCTTCCTGATGCGGGAGTTCCAATAGTTCTTGACCTCATTGTCCGTCCTGCCCGGCATCATCGCCGCGATCGTCGACCACCTGTTGCCTAGCGATTGCTGCCGGGAGATGATGGTTTTCTCCTCTCGCTTGGAGATGGGCTCCTTCTTCAGGTCCGGCCGCAGGTAGTTCATCCACCGCAACCGGCAGCTCTTGCCGCTCCTCCTCAGCCCTGCGCATTCAGCATTCGTGCCAAGGAGAGAACAGATTAATTATAAGTTTTAACTGATACAAAAAGTAACATTAGTAATTCGAAAGAATTAATCTTGCCTGCAAGCTGCGCAACGGAGCTCCAGGTGGAGACGCCGTGGCGGGTGATCTGGGTTAAGAGCCGCTCGTCCTCCTCCGGAGACCACAGCCCCTTCCTCTCCTCATTCGCATCTGCGCAGTTGGCGCCGGCACCGGCGTCGACATGGCTTGGCTTCCGCAGCATTGTTAGCTGGTGGCTTAGCTAGCTAGCTCTAGCTACTACTTCTGTATTGGCAAGTTCAGATTTGCAGGTGGTGTTAGTCGTGTGTGACTGCACCTgcactatatatatgtaaatatatgtacACGAAGGAGTACAGGACAGGATGTATACGCTTCTGTACATTGCCCTTCCTATAGGCGCTAGTAGGGTGCATCCGACAAGCAGCATGTGTACGCTCCTGTACATTGCCCTTCCTGCAGGAGCAAGTAGGGTGCATCCGACAAGCAGCGCTTGTGtacaatttatatatatgtgtagtaGAAAGAATTTTCCTATATATCCTATTTGGCGTGGTACGCGTCCATGACTCATGAGTTGTCGGCAAAAACATAAAAGTAGACAATATATGTCGGtgtatttactaaaataaacaacatatcggctcatttgtaaatctagcacatgtattcggcacctcaaaatCCGAAAATCCGATTTCAGACCTGAAACACCGAAAAAGACTGACCCACTGttttcggcacctgaggtgctgaatacggcactgctcatctgtattcggcacctgaggttgGAGTCCATATTCGGTTGGGTTGGTTGGGATTCGGAGGCGGTGGCGCTCGTGGCCAGCTCGGTCTCGAACGCTGGCTCGAGGAAGGAGTCGGGCTCGAGGGTGCTGAGCAGCGGGCAGGGCAATGTACGGAGCGTACATGTGTTGCGCATATTGCATGTATAAAATTTGATCCTAACATACATATGTTGTACCTTATTTTGTTCCTTGAAACTAGATGTTACAGCTTACCATCTACAATTGCACTCTTGGCAATATAGTTATTTTTCAATCTTACAGATTCTAGCACTCATGGCAATCTCCACAGTCTTTGCACCAGTCACAATTAAGATGACAAAAAGAGCATATAAGTTATTCAATGGTGCATAGAATGATCTACATTGGTATTTTCAATTCGACCAATGTGTTGAATCATAGTAAGTGCATCAGCCATTATCTGGTATGGATGGTTATAGTCTATGAGACCATTTATGACAGTTACAAATGCATATTTAGCCAACTCCATAATATCACAATGGTacattgtagtttttttttaactttgttCCAATCTTAACTGTGGGAAGATTCTTAGAAGTAGCACCCATAACAAAAGACTGTAGAATCCATTTATTCGAAAAAGGGTGTATGTTTGTCAAGGGTAGTTGATTGTAAGCCTATACTATATATCCACATCTCATTATCTTTTTATTTACTTTCTGAGATTGATACACATTCTATTGCCATATATATATTCTAAGCTTTTGAACTATCAATTTGGGAGCATGTGACTAttcctattttgaagatgaCATCTGGAGATGAACTTGAACTGTCTCCAGCCTATTCTTCTCAACAACAAGAGGGGTCACTACTCAACAAGATGTGGAGGCCACTTCTCAGGAGCAAATAGAGGAAACTCAGGCACATAAGTGAAAGCGAGGTGGCCGAGGCACAAACTAAATGCCCACGGatcactacaccataactcatGTCAATGAGGCAGGCGTGCCAACACAACCTCAACAAGCTCAGACGACATTCTGTAGAGCATGTGCCTCACTTATACGGACAAGGGTTAGGATAACCTACTCAAACTGGAAGGCCGTACCGTGGAGCGAGAAAAGCTTTCACACTaggttttaacggataaaattaagtgcggcttatgtgcgccctggaagtttaacacacataaggacatcataggtgaagtaacaaaagcaatacttcaaCTTACAACTATTTGACTCTTGcacaaagacttcacctaaacaactctaataACCAAACTATAACAACTAAACGATGGCAGCGAAACGAAAGCATCAACAACCACAACatctccacaggcaccgactggggAAAGCGCTTCTATaacaccaggtcatcatcttgaAAGTCCTTCACTGAATAACATATgaattgtgggagatagcaagggtgagtacatggagtagtcggtaagtgtgggaaaaataatgctatgtaggcttacaacaagaataggatGACACattgtatatttgcataaatgcgagtaaataaAATActaatgtaattgaaaagtattaaataattattaagtgatTATACCTGTATGACCCAAACCATCATTATCCAAGAATAACtatcttgcaaaccataactAGCTCACCACCACCAAAACGATACCCATAACTAACTAATcgtgtgaggatccaagtcttccATAACCGTGGgtacgactgttataacagttttacattCTGCGGatgttgtccaacttttagctaTGAGTCGTGATATCCTTGTTGCCTTGTTTGTAAGACATTTAACACGCgttagtggtgtgccgccaggagaatcactacgaagcatggtccatcaattaggtcctggtacacCAACGAATGCCATCTACGTGTCTAATctatatgctaagccttacccatatcagcctcatctTTTGTCCGGTATTTCTTAGGTTGTCACTCTATGAACTAATTCTTAATCAGGTTACACATGTTTCATTTGTtcatacttgggcaaagactatccaaccgGGTGATAACCACCAAATGTTAAAGGACATCCAGAACATATATAAATGTTAACGAACATCCAGAACAATAGCAAATGTTAAGGACATCCATAACCTATCATTAtgcttggaacatatccacaagtACCATCATTATCAAAGCCATCTCTTTGCCTAAGTCCTAACTTCCATGTTGCTACGTCATGTTTATCACCATAGTTGCATATGTCCATTAATCaattatatgacacttcccaatatggCTAAGTAATTTTACCCAAAAAACTCATaccaactaccacttaggcttcaaggaatgtaaaggaagaactaggtaaaccctaacataggtgactacccatcaagttaaAATacattgcatgtaattttgtaaatcaaaacattttaaaacataggttcataatgatcaagaacacttgcctcatccttgctgctactcagtatactctagctcctggtcttgatgtccCTTAGATTGATCCGAGGCATTGACGTCTAATCGCATGATTAttggcaaagcacacaaacataacacactaagaacagagtacaaaacaaaaggacaacaagacaaaacttatctagaaagatagaccTCAGAGAAATGAATCTAACggtgcaagaatcgcttaaaaagAAGCtacgaaaaaaaattatgatggtTTTACTAAATAAGGGGTTTTCTACAAAATTACATGAATTTCAGAGTATAAAGGATTATTTTTATTACTAAAATCTTTGAATTATTGTGTTGGTAGAGGGTTTATTGCGCAATAAagattaaatattatttttaaaagaaaaacaaattaataaTTCAAGGATTGATTTGGGCCATTTGATCTAGATCCAACGATCTCAGCTCATGGACCGGGTGCATAGGCGAGTAGACAAGGGAGAGGTCGACTGAACTCATGGGGCTCACCATTCACTAGAGGGTGGCGACAGCTTTGACACGGCGACGGGCGGCCAGACTCTCGCCAGAATCGGGATCCACGGGTGTGAAgctccggcgagcggcggcacAGGGGCATGGGGGCTCAGACAACATGGCTACAGTGTCGACGAGGGCGACAGAGCACCGGAGAAACTCGGTTACGTGCGGTAGCGACTTTGGGCGGCGGAGCTTTGCGGATAGGGTGCTACGGCTTTGGGAACTCATCGGGAAGCTGGGGAAAAGGTACGTGGTGCTTCGGGGAGGGCATAGGGTGCGCATATATAGGCGGGGAGGCTTGGGTACGCTAGGACGAGTTTGATTAGGGTTTGGTGGTGGGCACAATCCCAGCTCAATTTTCCTTGTTTAAACGTGACACACTTAGGGATAAGGCAACaagagatagaggggatcaCGAGATGAGCTTCTAGAAGATTTTTCCCTTCAATTTGAGCGTGAAACTGAGCGGGATTTGATGACGGGTGAGGCTCAGGTGAAGTCAAAATCCGACTAGTAGTAGGAGATGGGCCTAACATGTGGGGTCCACATGTTGGTGACTCGATGAAGGCAGGTTGGGCGCAGGCGTCTTCGGCGGAGAGAAGCGGTAGGCGTGCGAGGCACGAGAGAGGCTGAGCGAGCACACTTGGGTTGGCTGCGCTGAGCGGGAGGGAGGCAGCGGCGATAGGCCAGCTCAGACTGAGGCTGAAGGAGAAAAGTGCGGCCAGGCTAGGGACGAAAACAGAGGGAGAAATGGTTGGGCTTGGGTTAGGGGTTTTTGGTTTTTTCTATTCCCAATCCTATTCTCTTTTCTAACTTTTATTCTATTTCTAAAGCAacattaaaacaaataaaaccaaacaaaaaccctacatgcctatctccagcatgaatgcattgaaacaaaatataacctatgtcaaatttggaTTTGGTTTTTAGAAGgtaggttttatcctattctatttgtttaaaccctagttaattctaggaaaattttaagaaattgagaaattgaaaaaaatcaaagtgtcacaaacctaccccttggaatgaatctcacCTTCAAGATTCGGACAGATTGGAAATGAGATGGGATAACTCCAtcttcagatcttcttctctttcccaagttacCTCATCCTCTAagtgatgactccattgcacCTTGCACATTTTTATAACTTTAGTTCTGGTCACTCTTTCTGATCTTTTAATAATCCTTACCGGATACTCTATATAGGAGGGAACTTCTTTAACATCCAATTCTTCCATTGGTAACTGCTCTCCAGGCACTTGTAggcacttcttcaactgagacacatgaaagatattgtgcacatctgacagctgaGGCGGTAACTCCAATTCATAAGCTACTTCGCCTCTTTTGTCCAgtatcttgaaaggtccaatgaatctGGCTGATAACTTTCCCTTGACCTTAAACCTACAAAGACCTCTTACGGGTGAAATTTTGAGATAGACATAATCTCCAACTTCAAATGCCAATTCCCTACATCGATTATCcacataacttttctgtcttgATTGAGCAATCCTTATATTCTCCTGAATTATTTAAACTTGCTTTTTTACATCTCGTAAAACttctggaccaaaaacttgactcTCACCAGTTTCATTCCAGAATAACgatgttctacactttcttccatataaggcttcaaacagagacatttgaagacttgcttgataactattgttgtacgaAAATTCTGCAAATGGAAAactcttatcccaacttttaTCATACTTCAAGGCACACACTCTTAACATATCCTCGAGTATCTAATTACTCTCTCAATCTGACTATCTGTTTAAGGATGATATGCAGAACTGAAATTCAGcttcgtgtccatagactcatgtagcttttgctgaaacttggaagtaaactgagttcctctatccgagaCAATCTTTTTTGGCACTCCGTGCAAACACACTATTCTTGACATGTACAACTCTGCTAATGTGGCTCCAATATATGTGGTCTTAACCAGGATGAAGTGGGAAACTTTAGTTAGGCgatcaactataacccatattgaatcatatcctCCTTGTGTACGGGGTAACCcgacaatgaaatccataccgatttctttCCATTTCCATTCTAGTATCTTCAAAGGTTGTAGAAATCCTGCCGGTCTTTGATGTTCTATTTTGACATTCTCGCAAGTATCACATAAAGCTACATACTCGGCTACATCTCTCTTCATTCTATACCACCAATAGCTAGCGATCCTTAAGATCTCAATACATCTTTGTGcttccagggtgaatggaatatgctgaatcatgagcttctctcaaGATTAACTCATTAATGGCCTTCTGATTTGGTACACAGATTCTCTTCTTGAACCACACAGTACCTTGACTGTCTTCTGTAAAGCCTGATGTTTTATCATTCTTGATAAGTTGCCGGATTTCCTTGAGTTTTTCATCTTCAAGTCGACCTTTAGGAATTTCTTGGTCTAATGTGCGATCAACTTCCATGGTAGTTGCTTCCAtatctgccacaaatccaaggttaagcttttcaaactctttccataacttAGGTTGACCTTTTTTTTAACCATTATCGAGTTGCAATAACTCTTTACACTCAAAGCATCAGCTACTACATtagcctttcctgggtgatattGGATTCcaacatcataatccttgattagtACTGGCCATCAGTGCTAATGAAGGTTCAAATTCAATTGGGTGAATATaaacttcaaactcttatgatccatatAAATCTCACACCATTTTCCAATAAGATAGTGTTTCCAAAATCCTCAATGCATGAACCACTGCTGCTAACTCCAGGTCTTGCGTAAGATAATATTcatcatgcttccttaattgtcttgatgCATAAGCCACAACTTGATCTTCTTGCATGAAAACGCAaccaagtccttgtcgcgaagcatcatAGTAGATATCGAAGTTTTTGTTAATGTCTGGCAGAACTAGCACTGGATTTGtggtcaatctcttcttcaactcttcaaaacttgcttgacaagtCGGGCTCCATCTAAAAACCATATTTTTCTGTAGTAACGAGGTAAGAGGTTGAGCTATCTTTGAGAATTCTTctataaagcggcggtaatatCCTGCTAAACTAAGGAAACTCATGATCTCTAACACACTTgtaggtggtaaccaattcaatacATCCTTCACTTTGCTTGGGTCTACTGCTACACCACCTGTTGTTATGATGTGACTAAGCGACTTGAtccaaccaaaactcacacttgctaagcttggtaTACAACTGATACTCTTTGAGTGTTTGTAACACTATTCTCAAATGTTCTTCGAATTCTTCTTCCCTCTTATACAaaactagaatatcatcaatgaacaccacaacaATGTTGTCTAGATAATCCATAAACATcttattcatgagattcatAAAATAGGCTATTGCATTGGTCAATCAAAAAGGCATGAcagtatactcatataatccatatcgAGCACTGAAGGGAGTCTTGGGTATATGCGATGATCGAATCTTTAACTGATATTATCCAGAcattagatcaatcttggagaacactcatgctcctctcatctgatcaaacaaatcctcaatatGGGGTAacagatacttgttcttaatagtCACATCATTGAGTGCTCTGTAGTCTACACACATTCTTCGAGAACCATCGTTCTTATCCACAAAAGAACCGGAGCTCCCCGTGGTGACGCACTTGGTCTAACAATACCTTTACCTAACTGTTCTaggatttgcttctttaactcaactaggtcattagcggacattctatatggccttttagctatAGGGGTCATACCAGATACcaattcaataacaaactcaatatctcGATCTGGAGGCATACATGGCAACTCATCGGGAAAGACATCGGGAAATTCTCAAAAAACTCTGATCTGTTCAATGGGTGTACCTTCAAGTAAATTGAGAGAACATTATTCTGTTGCTAGGACAATAGCTACAAACTCAACGTTGGTTTCATCTCCATAGGTTAGGTGAACTACCCTTCTGGCACACTCTATAACTCCATCGAAcgtggttaaccaatccattctaaGGATCACATCGACGCCTTTAGATTCAATAACTATAAGATTTGCTGAAAAGTCTACCCCCCCTTATTTTAAGACTCATCCTATGACACATATATTGTGCTTTCAAATCACCTCCAGGAGAACCAATAAGCATATGGtgtttcatcataaccataggcaaaccATGCTTTGCAACAAACTGAGTAGTTATGAAGGAATGTGAAGctcaaaatcaaataaaactgatgcagGCCGAGAGTTGATGAAGAACATACTGTATACCATGTCCTAagcatcctgagcttcttctgcGGTGACATAATTTATCTTCCCATGGGTGAAGTTCTGCTGTCCACAGTTGTTctaagcgggggggggggggggggtgggggtgggtcTGATTTCCATTACATGCTTGGAATTGAAACTGAGTAAGCTCTGTAGTGTTGGTGTTGACTTGATTTGGGAACTTCTTGGGGCATCTGTTCACAAAacatccttcttctccacagTGAAAACATGCTTTGCTTGAGGCGAGAGTAGCTGGGCTATTCTTGACTTGAAGAGTGGCTAGTGGAGTAGGACAGGGTGTTTGAAAATTGGAGCGCTAAACAGGTGCTTGTGGCTGAGTCCTGTACTGATTGTTGGAACTGAACATAGGACCTTGCTGAGGTGCTTGAGTTGTCACATGGGGACATGTGTTGCTTCTTTTCccttggaatgacatcttccttttcttttcatccaGTTGACGACAattgtgttcaaccactaaagctttgttcaccaGAGCTTGGAAATTGCAAACTCTTGAGGTAGCAGGGCATACTCTATagcatcattcagaccttccaGGAAATGTTCctacttcttctcatctgtGTCCACTTCACTTGGTGCATACCTAGACAACTGAGTGAACTTAGTCACATACTCCTTCACAATCATTGGTCTttgcttcaagctcatgaattcCTTCTTTTTTAGACGAACGTCTCCTGATGACATGTGGTGAGTGCGCAAACTAGCTTTGAATTCCATCTAGGTGATGGTTGAGGGGTTGTCATGCGCGACacagtatgcttcccaccagtccaaAGCTTGACCGGAGAGTTGGTACAAAGCATAAAGAACCA
This region includes:
- the LOC133909812 gene encoding transcription factor MYB57-like gives rise to the protein MLRKPSHVDAGAGANCADANEERKGLWSPEEDERLLTQITRHGVSTWSSVAQLAGLRRSGKSCRLRWMNYLRPDLKKEPISKREEKTIISRQQSLGNRWSTIAAMMPGRTDNEVKNYWNSRIRKRQKAAAKAGCCTGNGTEPAPEAGENESTNAATAAPIPARFPVFACQLFDGSATASAGSYANGGSTLSTTTEPQNADSESEASVGHGGEDAHCADSDSDFIRYFLDDLEYPADLLMDVPGFMDALESELC